In one window of Desulfonatronum thioautotrophicum DNA:
- a CDS encoding thiamine pyrophosphate-dependent dehydrogenase E1 component subunit alpha encodes MQVSAEKQREMLWTMLLSRRFEDELMELCKVEGKIPGMMILSTGQEAVGSGACAALEPEDVIITNHRSHNHLLAKGADPNVLMAEIYCKRTGCNKGKSGTLHLAVPEVNAPCTSTVVGAGPPIAVGQAFAQQYKGEQRVTVCFFGDGAAAEGSVHEAMNLAALWRLPVIFICENNVYAGAQRYEEHAPNPSMADRAAAYAMSGVAVDGNDALAVYHVVRKARERALAGEGPSLIECKTYRCRGHGEADPQHYQPKEEICAWQEKCPIPRLRDDLISQGVLTAADYQEMEGRAETIVMEAVRFAEDSPYPSPEEALEDVFA; translated from the coding sequence ATGCAGGTGAGCGCGGAAAAGCAAAGAGAGATGCTCTGGACCATGCTTCTGTCCCGTCGTTTTGAGGACGAACTGATGGAACTGTGTAAGGTCGAGGGCAAGATTCCCGGGATGATGATTCTCAGCACCGGCCAGGAGGCCGTGGGCTCCGGAGCCTGCGCGGCCCTGGAACCCGAGGACGTGATCATCACCAACCATCGCAGTCATAATCATTTGTTGGCCAAGGGCGCTGATCCCAACGTCCTGATGGCCGAGATCTACTGCAAGCGTACCGGTTGCAACAAGGGCAAGAGCGGCACGCTGCATCTGGCCGTGCCCGAGGTCAACGCGCCCTGCACCTCCACCGTGGTCGGGGCCGGGCCGCCCATTGCCGTGGGCCAGGCCTTTGCCCAGCAGTACAAAGGCGAGCAGCGGGTCACGGTCTGCTTTTTCGGTGACGGCGCGGCGGCGGAAGGTTCGGTGCACGAGGCCATGAATCTGGCCGCGCTGTGGCGGCTGCCGGTGATCTTCATCTGCGAGAACAATGTCTATGCCGGGGCCCAGCGCTATGAGGAACATGCCCCGAACCCGAGCATGGCCGACCGGGCTGCGGCCTACGCCATGTCCGGAGTGGCCGTGGACGGCAACGATGCTCTGGCCGTGTATCACGTCGTCCGAAAGGCCAGGGAACGGGCTCTGGCTGGGGAAGGGCCAAGCCTCATTGAGTGCAAAACCTACCGCTGCCGGGGTCACGGCGAGGCCGACCCCCAGCATTATCAGCCCAAGGAAGAGATCTGCGCCTGGCAGGAAAAATGTCCCATCCCGCGTTTGCGGGACGACCTGATTTCCCAGGGGGTGCTCACTGCAGCAGACTATCAGGAAATGGAAGGCCGGGCCGAGACCATCGTCATGGAGGCGGTGCGCTTTGCCGAGGACAGCCCGTATCCCAGCCCGGAGGAAGCGCTGGAGGATGTGTTCGCGTAA
- a CDS encoding molybdopterin-dependent oxidoreductase: MNHSAVDQAQKAIGCAMSRRKFLGCLAASGLLAAFPGALLRPLEARAQGGFQEGLEMFRNACPRNCYDTCSIKTFVKDGVIQYIEGAPESTFTDGGLCVKGYAYTRRPYSPDRVKYPMIQSGRGSGNWKRISWDEALDVIAKKFIEINEKDGSMLGLALSKYSGNFGITNYGVEGMMTSLGYTSRFVGTPCWPAGIDAQNYDLGDMWCNDPEDLVNARYIILWGANPAWNSVHSMKYILEAQDRGAKVVCIDPVFTQTAAKADVYWEVETSMDGALALGMARHILDRELHDREWVRNNSLGFEDFADYLRREVTVDWAAEQSGIPAEQITRVAEEFATAKPASIWIGYGMQRHVNGGASVRSVDALVAMTGNVGKAGGGARYGHLRTWGFNYHALLQKRPEGAVGFLGTGGPMGDFDFTGDVQDEYTDRPLNMNKTAEEILTADDPPVRVLWVSCKNPLSQDFDRNKMVRAFQKPELIVSVEQYFTETVALSDIVLPVTTLFEEWTVNVSYWHYWMSINEQAIKPMYETKSNIEIAAALSKRMNELQPGSCTFPTDIDTKDWLAREFNQGIYDLFGISSWEELKNGPVKAKMHPASWHDLQFGTPSGKYEFRSELCAEHGHQALPKFKEGRKPYDKLRLLTPHTKFGIHSQFVNIDWMEEFNPEPFCYLNPKAASERGIKDGDQVRVFNKIGEVRLEVKLTEVVPPDVVMMYTAWFRNNPYNCQNLVDDEASDMGAYKTGMPGVAIHGQFCDVARA; this comes from the coding sequence ATGAACCATTCTGCCGTTGACCAAGCCCAAAAAGCCATCGGCTGCGCCATGAGCAGGAGAAAATTTCTCGGCTGCCTGGCGGCCAGTGGCCTTCTGGCCGCATTTCCGGGAGCACTGCTCAGACCTTTGGAGGCTCGGGCACAGGGAGGTTTCCAGGAAGGGCTGGAAATGTTCCGCAACGCCTGTCCGCGCAACTGCTACGACACCTGCTCCATCAAGACCTTCGTCAAGGATGGGGTGATCCAGTACATTGAGGGCGCCCCGGAATCCACCTTCACGGACGGCGGGCTGTGCGTGAAGGGTTATGCCTACACCCGGCGGCCCTACAGCCCGGACCGGGTCAAGTACCCCATGATCCAGAGCGGCCGCGGCTCCGGCAACTGGAAGCGGATTTCCTGGGACGAGGCCCTGGACGTCATTGCCAAAAAATTCATCGAGATCAACGAAAAGGACGGGTCCATGCTCGGCCTGGCCCTGTCCAAGTACTCGGGCAACTTCGGCATCACCAACTACGGGGTGGAGGGGATGATGACCTCCCTGGGTTATACCTCCCGGTTCGTGGGTACTCCCTGCTGGCCGGCGGGCATCGACGCCCAGAACTACGATCTGGGGGACATGTGGTGTAATGATCCCGAAGACCTGGTCAACGCCCGGTACATCATCCTCTGGGGGGCCAACCCGGCCTGGAACTCGGTCCATTCCATGAAGTACATTCTTGAGGCCCAGGACCGCGGGGCCAAGGTGGTCTGTATCGACCCGGTGTTCACCCAGACCGCGGCCAAGGCCGACGTGTACTGGGAGGTGGAAACCTCCATGGACGGGGCCCTGGCCCTGGGCATGGCCCGGCACATCCTGGACCGGGAACTCCATGACCGGGAATGGGTCCGGAACAATTCCCTCGGGTTCGAGGATTTTGCCGACTATCTGCGCCGGGAAGTCACCGTGGACTGGGCCGCGGAGCAGTCCGGCATTCCGGCTGAGCAGATCACCCGGGTGGCCGAGGAATTCGCCACGGCCAAGCCGGCCAGCATCTGGATCGGCTACGGCATGCAACGCCATGTCAACGGCGGCGCCTCGGTCCGCTCCGTGGACGCCCTGGTGGCCATGACCGGCAATGTGGGCAAGGCCGGGGGCGGGGCCCGGTACGGACACCTGCGCACCTGGGGGTTCAATTACCATGCCCTGCTCCAGAAGCGCCCGGAGGGGGCGGTGGGCTTTCTGGGCACCGGCGGACCCATGGGGGACTTCGACTTCACCGGCGACGTGCAGGACGAGTACACCGACCGGCCGTTGAACATGAACAAGACCGCCGAGGAAATCCTCACAGCGGACGACCCGCCGGTCCGGGTGCTGTGGGTCTCCTGCAAGAATCCGCTGAGCCAGGATTTTGACCGGAACAAGATGGTCCGGGCCTTTCAGAAGCCGGAGTTGATCGTTTCCGTGGAGCAGTATTTCACCGAAACCGTGGCTCTTTCGGACATTGTTCTGCCGGTGACCACCCTGTTCGAGGAATGGACCGTGAACGTCTCCTACTGGCACTACTGGATGTCCATCAATGAGCAGGCCATCAAGCCGATGTACGAGACCAAGTCCAACATCGAGATCGCCGCGGCCCTGTCCAAGCGGATGAACGAGCTGCAGCCCGGCTCCTGCACCTTCCCCACGGACATCGACACCAAGGACTGGCTGGCCAGGGAGTTCAACCAGGGCATCTACGACCTGTTCGGCATCAGCTCATGGGAGGAACTGAAAAACGGTCCGGTCAAGGCCAAGATGCATCCGGCCTCCTGGCACGACCTCCAGTTCGGAACGCCTTCGGGCAAGTACGAGTTCCGCTCCGAACTGTGCGCCGAGCACGGCCACCAGGCCCTGCCCAAGTTCAAGGAGGGCCGCAAGCCCTACGACAAGCTGCGCCTGCTCACCCCGCACACCAAGTTCGGGATCCATTCCCAGTTCGTGAACATCGACTGGATGGAGGAGTTCAATCCCGAGCCGTTCTGCTACCTGAACCCCAAGGCGGCGAGCGAGCGGGGAATCAAGGACGGCGACCAGGTCCGGGTGTTCAACAAGATCGGCGAGGTCCGCCTGGAGGTCAAACTCACGGAAGTGGTCCCGCCGGACGTGGTCATGATGTACACCGCCTGGTTCCGGAACAACCCCTACAACTGCCAAAACCTGGTGGACGACGAAGCTTCAGACATGGGCGCCTACAAGACCGGCATGCCCGGAGTGGCCATTCACGGCCAGTTCTGTGACGTGGCCCGGGCCTGA
- a CDS encoding 4Fe-4S dicluster domain-containing protein, with translation MRKQLGFYVDAKRCIGCFTCAMACKNQYLQDTGVIWRQVYPLKTEIYPHRERAFYSLACNHCANPTCLNVCPARAFYKRDQDGIVVHEQDKCIGCGNCIRSCPYGAARYNPVLKKAEKCSFCWERIDAGQQPACVLSCPVDALRLIDLAGFEEPNAVQYPPGFPRFPSLNPSVRFRVATTPTIIRRSRT, from the coding sequence ATGCGAAAACAACTGGGATTTTATGTGGATGCCAAGCGGTGCATCGGGTGTTTCACCTGCGCCATGGCCTGCAAGAATCAATATCTCCAGGATACAGGGGTAATCTGGCGGCAGGTCTACCCGCTGAAAACCGAAATCTATCCACATCGGGAGCGGGCCTTCTACTCGCTGGCCTGCAACCATTGCGCGAACCCGACCTGCCTGAACGTCTGTCCGGCCCGGGCATTCTACAAACGGGATCAAGACGGCATCGTGGTCCATGAACAGGACAAGTGCATCGGGTGCGGCAACTGCATCCGCTCCTGCCCGTACGGCGCGGCACGGTACAATCCGGTGCTGAAAAAAGCCGAAAAGTGCAGCTTCTGCTGGGAGCGGATCGACGCCGGCCAGCAACCGGCCTGCGTGCTCTCCTGCCCGGTGGATGCTCTGCGCCTGATTGACCTGGCCGGATTCGAGGAGCCCAACGCGGTGCAGTATCCGCCCGGATTTCCCAGGTTCCCCAGCCTGAACCCGTCCGTGCGCTTTCGGGTGGCCACAACTCCCACCATCATCAGGAGGAGCCGAACATGA
- a CDS encoding TorD/DmsD family molecular chaperone: MECPKTMPLDDESRLTAAVRDFFIAQNAAELRASVAKLPPNWRDERLHDADWEQTEFAFNRLFVGPMALEAPPYASVYLEDEPQVMGKTTMLVRSVYEMIGLVSPWKNTLPDDHISLELDAALALHRMLHAATPSVRGQLQELRVFFLEEHVQVWVPRFCARIEAAPSVTPVLLCMAAALRQWLGTSIARQG; encoded by the coding sequence ATGGAATGCCCCAAGACAATGCCCCTGGACGACGAATCGCGGCTCACGGCGGCGGTCCGGGATTTTTTCATCGCCCAAAACGCCGCTGAACTGCGTGCGTCCGTGGCAAAGCTTCCGCCCAATTGGCGGGACGAGCGCCTGCACGATGCGGATTGGGAGCAGACCGAATTCGCCTTCAACCGCCTTTTCGTGGGCCCCATGGCCCTGGAAGCCCCGCCCTACGCCTCGGTCTATCTCGAGGACGAACCCCAGGTCATGGGCAAGACCACAATGCTGGTCCGCTCCGTGTACGAAATGATCGGTCTTGTCTCCCCCTGGAAAAACACCCTGCCGGACGACCACATCAGCCTGGAACTGGACGCGGCCCTGGCCCTGCACCGGATGCTCCATGCGGCGACGCCGTCGGTGCGCGGGCAACTGCAAGAGTTGCGTGTTTTTTTTCTGGAGGAACATGTCCAGGTCTGGGTGCCCCGGTTCTGCGCACGGATCGAGGCCGCGCCATCCGTTACCCCGGTTCTGCTCTGTATGGCCGCGGCGTTGCGGCAATGGCTGGGGACCAGCATCGCCCGGCAGGGCTAA
- a CDS encoding TraB/GumN family protein, with the protein MHSESSSPAEAAETGQLDQSLELPSCVKHLRVDDKDVYLVGTAHVSKQSVEDVRTTVERVHPDTICVELCSSRHRALMDRDGWRKMDIMRVIRERKTPFLLAQLILSSFYRKLGDQLGIQPGADMAEGVRLAKETNARLILADREVEITLKRTWRHLGFLEKFKMVGQLLMGLMFAGKIDDDVIESLKKKDQMEILMDAFADEFPEVKRRLIDERDLFLAQKIREAPGQTVVAVVGAGHMAGIETHIQQDTDLAPLTVLPPKSNLGSFLKWAIPVAIVFLIAWGFLKEGQAHAMESAFIWIALNSVLAGLGAVLAWAHPLTVLTAMVASPFTSLNPMIAAGFVAGFVQAVIRRPTVADLEDLPKAITSLRGFWTNPLCRILLVVALVNLGSSLAAFISGGWIAARTF; encoded by the coding sequence ATGCATTCAGAATCTTCTTCTCCGGCAGAGGCTGCTGAAACGGGTCAGCTGGACCAATCCCTGGAACTGCCCTCCTGCGTGAAGCACCTCCGGGTGGACGACAAGGACGTCTATCTGGTGGGTACGGCCCATGTTTCCAAGCAGAGTGTGGAGGATGTCCGCACCACGGTAGAGCGTGTTCACCCGGACACCATCTGCGTGGAACTGTGCTCCTCCCGACATCGGGCCCTGATGGACCGGGACGGCTGGCGCAAAATGGATATCATGCGGGTCATCCGGGAGCGCAAGACGCCCTTTCTTCTGGCCCAGCTGATCCTCTCCTCGTTCTACCGCAAGCTGGGTGACCAGTTGGGCATCCAGCCGGGGGCGGACATGGCCGAGGGGGTGCGTTTGGCCAAGGAGACCAACGCCCGGCTGATTCTGGCGGACCGGGAAGTGGAGATCACCCTGAAGCGGACCTGGCGGCATCTGGGCTTTCTGGAAAAGTTCAAGATGGTCGGGCAGCTGCTGATGGGCCTGATGTTCGCGGGTAAAATCGATGATGACGTGATCGAGTCCCTGAAGAAAAAGGACCAGATGGAAATCCTGATGGACGCGTTTGCGGATGAATTTCCAGAGGTCAAGCGCCGACTCATCGACGAACGTGACCTTTTCCTGGCCCAGAAGATCCGCGAAGCCCCGGGCCAGACCGTGGTCGCCGTGGTCGGTGCCGGGCACATGGCCGGCATTGAAACGCACATTCAACAGGACACGGACCTGGCGCCCCTGACGGTGCTGCCGCCCAAGTCCAATCTCGGCTCGTTCCTGAAGTGGGCCATCCCTGTAGCCATCGTATTCCTGATCGCCTGGGGATTCCTCAAGGAGGGCCAGGCCCACGCCATGGAATCGGCCTTCATCTGGATCGCCCTGAACAGCGTTCTGGCCGGTTTGGGAGCAGTGCTGGCCTGGGCCCACCCGCTGACCGTGCTTACGGCCATGGTCGCCTCGCCGTTCACCAGCCTGAACCCGATGATCGCCGCCGGCTTTGTGGCCGGGTTTGTCCAGGCCGTGATCCGCCGTCCCACCGTTGCCGACCTGGAGGACCTGCCCAAGGCCATCACCTCCCTGAGAGGCTTTTGGACCAATCCCCTGTGCCGGATTCTACTGGTGGTTGCCCTGGTCAACCTGGGCAGTTCCCTGGCGGCCTTCATCTCCGGCGGCTGGATAGCGGCCCGGACGTTTTGA
- a CDS encoding LuxR C-terminal-related transcriptional regulator, producing the protein MERAGYLEHTTAKVEDCVLSFQWFMKPILDQASQPGKPTFAYLIQDRAWAEKIIQTARRHRGRGVTAEMFLGCFKTLVHALEAMVLEFSVPERERLQTLQRIRLYADALETILVDDWTSLSDLESRSNLDTANRLLTLEKNKYENILASITDLVLVVDSHGRVVEANAAALNLLGPHVRDDSWIWEILGLEGESMDEMLHYYSLELSHEIRLQNTDTFLSLRIIPLSAVSLASRGYILVLNDITVFVNQRGILEESVQQRTEELRREKAQVDEMVITLRRVLQTTEQARADQMDRLAEDMEKLLLPALGRIRKEQDVSARSHYVDLFADQMLGLLNQAGPRKDARLLRLTPTETRICQFIQAGKSSKEMASALNISLGTVNTHRKNIRKKLGLMGKDQNLFNFLQASDHLPQRHPSE; encoded by the coding sequence ATGGAGCGAGCCGGTTACCTGGAGCATACCACGGCCAAGGTCGAGGACTGCGTCCTTTCCTTCCAGTGGTTCATGAAGCCGATTCTTGATCAGGCCTCACAACCAGGTAAACCCACCTTTGCTTACCTGATACAGGACCGCGCCTGGGCTGAGAAGATCATCCAAACCGCTCGTCGCCATCGTGGCCGAGGCGTGACCGCCGAGATGTTTCTGGGATGCTTCAAAACGCTGGTCCATGCTCTGGAAGCCATGGTTCTGGAATTCTCCGTTCCTGAAAGGGAACGTCTCCAGACCCTGCAACGCATCCGGCTGTACGCCGACGCCCTGGAAACGATTCTGGTGGATGACTGGACCTCCCTTTCAGACCTGGAGTCCAGGTCCAATCTGGACACGGCCAACCGCCTGCTGACCCTGGAAAAGAACAAGTACGAGAATATCCTCGCATCCATCACGGACCTGGTGCTGGTGGTCGATAGCCACGGCCGGGTCGTGGAGGCCAACGCCGCCGCGCTCAACCTGCTGGGGCCGCACGTAAGGGATGATTCTTGGATCTGGGAAATTCTCGGCCTGGAAGGGGAAAGCATGGACGAGATGCTGCACTACTACTCCCTGGAACTTTCCCATGAAATTCGTTTGCAAAACACCGATACGTTCCTCAGTCTGCGGATCATCCCGCTGTCCGCGGTCAGCCTGGCATCGCGGGGCTACATCCTGGTGCTTAACGATATCACGGTCTTTGTGAACCAACGCGGCATCCTGGAAGAAAGCGTGCAGCAACGCACCGAGGAGTTGCGTCGGGAAAAGGCCCAGGTGGACGAGATGGTCATCACCCTGCGCCGCGTACTGCAAACCACGGAGCAGGCCCGGGCCGATCAGATGGATCGCCTGGCCGAAGACATGGAAAAGCTTCTGCTACCGGCCCTGGGTCGGATCAGAAAGGAACAGGACGTCTCGGCCCGAAGCCATTACGTAGACCTGTTCGCTGATCAGATGCTGGGGCTGCTCAACCAGGCCGGTCCGCGCAAGGACGCCCGTCTGCTCCGATTGACCCCCACGGAAACCCGGATCTGCCAATTCATCCAGGCGGGCAAGTCCAGCAAGGAGATGGCCAGTGCCTTGAACATCTCCCTGGGCACGGTGAATACGCACCGCAAAAACATCCGCAAAAAACTCGGATTAATGGGCAAGGATCAGAATCTGTTCAATTTTTTGCAAGCCTCAGACCATCTCCCCCAACGCCATCCCTCCGAATAG
- a CDS encoding aspartate/glutamate racemase family protein — protein MNHPVQQEKIVGIIGGMGPEATVDLMTRLIRLTPALDDADHVRCIVDNNPKVPSRIKALIEGGGASPVPELQDMARRLEAWGADFLAMPCNTAHYYFQDIQNAVSIPILNLIQITVRKVLKQQQGIKTAGILGSTAMRLTGLYHRAFAAVGVNVAYPDAACQDRVMAAITDIKKGAMDQAAPAVNAAVTSLQAQGAQVIVVACTELGLVPVASPLPLHDAADILAREIIDTCKGRLTRPNHERNS, from the coding sequence ATGAACCATCCCGTACAACAGGAAAAAATCGTCGGCATCATCGGCGGCATGGGGCCTGAGGCTACCGTGGATCTGATGACCCGGCTGATCCGGCTGACTCCGGCGCTGGACGACGCGGATCATGTCCGGTGCATTGTGGACAACAACCCCAAAGTCCCCTCACGGATCAAGGCCCTGATTGAAGGCGGGGGGGCCAGCCCGGTGCCGGAATTGCAGGACATGGCCAGGCGTCTGGAAGCCTGGGGGGCGGATTTTCTGGCCATGCCCTGCAACACCGCCCATTACTACTTCCAGGATATCCAGAACGCCGTATCCATCCCCATCCTCAACCTGATCCAGATCACCGTGCGGAAGGTCCTGAAACAGCAGCAAGGGATCAAGACGGCGGGCATTCTGGGCTCCACGGCAATGCGGCTCACCGGTCTGTATCACAGGGCTTTCGCGGCGGTCGGAGTCAATGTGGCCTATCCGGATGCAGCTTGCCAGGACAGGGTCATGGCCGCCATCACTGACATCAAGAAGGGAGCCATGGACCAGGCCGCACCCGCCGTAAACGCGGCCGTAACCAGCTTGCAAGCCCAGGGTGCCCAGGTCATTGTGGTCGCGTGTACGGAATTGGGTCTTGTTCCCGTTGCCTCGCCGCTCCCCTTGCACGATGCGGCGGACATTCTGGCCCGGGAGATTATTGACACCTGCAAGGGCCGCTTGACGCGCCCCAACCATGAGAGGAATTCCTGA
- a CDS encoding NAD-dependent succinate-semialdehyde dehydrogenase — translation MSLAKTILARDAACLVGGEWIRADSGKTLDVLNPATSEVLGTVPDCGRDETARAIDAAAQAWPAWRAMTALERSAILLRLHDLMLAEREELARLMTLEQGKPLAEARGEIGFGASFLRWFAEEGRRAYGSIIPAPWRDKRILVTREPVGVVGIITPWNFPTAMICRKAGPALAVGCPVVVKPASQTPFSALALAELARQAGVPDGVFNVLTGSSREIGAELTGNPVVRKLSFTGSTKVGKELLKQCAATVKKVSLELGGNAPFLVFDDADLDLAVAGAVGSKYRNTGQTCVCTNRFLIQDGVYEAFLQKFASAVGQLKVGDGLEEGVNQGPLIDDKAVLHMEAQIADAQAKGGRVVLGGRRHALGGNFFEPTIIADAVPEMVMSTEETFGPVAPVYRFHTEQEVVALANATEFGLAGYVYTRDLGRAWRVSEALEYGLVGVNESLMSTCEAPFGGVKESGFGREGSQYGLDDYTTLKYVCMAGLGEQK, via the coding sequence ATGAGCCTTGCGAAGACGATACTGGCAAGAGACGCCGCCTGCCTTGTGGGTGGAGAATGGATCCGTGCCGATTCCGGCAAGACCCTGGACGTGCTCAATCCGGCCACGTCCGAAGTTCTGGGCACCGTGCCCGACTGCGGACGTGACGAGACGGCCCGAGCCATTGATGCTGCGGCCCAGGCCTGGCCGGCCTGGCGGGCCATGACTGCGCTGGAACGGAGCGCAATACTCTTGCGTCTGCACGACCTGATGCTGGCCGAGCGCGAAGAACTGGCCCGCTTGATGACCCTGGAGCAGGGCAAGCCATTGGCCGAGGCCCGAGGCGAGATCGGCTTTGGCGCAAGCTTTTTGCGCTGGTTTGCCGAGGAGGGACGACGGGCTTACGGCAGCATCATCCCCGCGCCCTGGCGGGACAAACGCATCCTGGTCACCAGGGAACCGGTGGGCGTGGTGGGGATCATCACCCCCTGGAACTTTCCCACGGCCATGATCTGCCGCAAGGCCGGCCCGGCCCTGGCCGTGGGTTGCCCCGTGGTCGTCAAGCCGGCCAGCCAGACACCCTTCTCGGCTCTGGCTCTTGCCGAACTGGCCAGGCAGGCGGGCGTTCCCGACGGAGTGTTCAATGTCCTCACCGGTTCATCCAGAGAGATCGGTGCGGAGCTGACCGGGAACCCGGTGGTCCGCAAGCTCAGTTTCACCGGCTCGACCAAGGTGGGCAAGGAGCTGCTCAAGCAGTGCGCCGCCACCGTGAAAAAGGTATCTCTGGAGCTGGGCGGCAACGCGCCGTTTCTGGTTTTCGATGATGCTGATCTGGATTTGGCCGTGGCCGGGGCCGTGGGCAGCAAGTATCGCAATACAGGGCAAACCTGCGTCTGCACGAATCGGTTTTTGATCCAGGACGGCGTGTATGAGGCCTTTCTGCAGAAATTCGCGTCAGCGGTTGGCCAATTGAAAGTCGGTGATGGACTGGAAGAGGGTGTGAACCAGGGTCCGCTGATCGACGACAAGGCCGTACTGCACATGGAAGCCCAGATTGCCGATGCCCAGGCCAAGGGCGGTCGTGTCGTCCTCGGGGGCCGGCGGCATGCCCTGGGAGGCAATTTTTTCGAGCCCACAATCATCGCCGACGCCGTCCCCGAGATGGTCATGAGCACGGAAGAGACCTTCGGCCCCGTAGCCCCGGTGTATCGCTTCCATACCGAGCAGGAGGTCGTGGCGTTGGCCAATGCCACGGAATTCGGCCTGGCCGGCTATGTGTACACCCGCGACCTGGGCCGGGCCTGGCGGGTTTCCGAGGCCCTGGAATACGGCCTCGTGGGGGTCAACGAAAGTTTGATGTCCACCTGCGAAGCGCCCTTTGGCGGAGTCAAGGAAAGCGGCTTCGGCCGGGAAGGCTCCCAGTATGGCCTGGACGACTACACCACGCTGAAATACGTCTGCATGGCCGGGCTTGGCGAGCAGAAGTAG
- a CDS encoding dimethyl sulfoxide reductase anchor subunit family protein: MNNMELSLVFFTVLSQAAIGLVILSSVRQLALEGPAGNVRMEWLAAAILLLVGMLASLFHLGHPLGAPRALTHLGTAWLSREALGVGLVLGLMVLGFITAREAVKPGLALAAGAVGLLALFFMGMTYAPPGYPALSNALPLVFFLLTAAVLGTAFSSYFAPAEKKPLLARILGVSLLVALVVYLVVPLVWLSGGTVMQQTGTAYLTSPLYWTRIIIGLAIPLYAIWRSGSISFWVPPVILFGELIGRVAFFSLSVHASANIGGL; this comes from the coding sequence ATGAACAACATGGAACTGTCTTTGGTCTTTTTCACGGTTCTCAGCCAGGCGGCCATCGGGCTGGTGATCCTCAGTTCGGTGCGTCAGCTGGCCCTGGAAGGCCCGGCCGGAAACGTGCGCATGGAGTGGCTGGCCGCGGCCATTCTGCTGTTGGTGGGCATGCTTGCCTCCCTGTTCCACCTGGGCCACCCCCTGGGTGCGCCCAGGGCATTAACGCATCTGGGCACGGCGTGGCTCAGCCGCGAAGCCCTGGGCGTCGGTCTGGTCCTCGGGCTGATGGTCCTCGGATTTATCACCGCCCGGGAGGCCGTCAAGCCCGGCCTGGCCCTGGCGGCCGGAGCCGTGGGGCTGTTGGCGCTGTTCTTCATGGGCATGACCTACGCCCCGCCCGGATACCCGGCCCTGAGCAACGCCCTGCCGTTGGTCTTCTTCCTGCTCACCGCCGCTGTCCTGGGCACGGCTTTTTCCAGCTACTTCGCCCCGGCGGAGAAAAAGCCGCTCCTGGCCCGGATATTGGGCGTGAGTCTGCTGGTGGCCTTGGTGGTCTATCTGGTCGTCCCCCTTGTTTGGCTCTCCGGGGGAACGGTAATGCAACAGACCGGGACCGCCTATTTGACCTCCCCACTGTACTGGACGCGGATCATCATTGGGCTGGCCATTCCCCTGTACGCGATCTGGCGTAGCGGGAGCATCTCCTTCTGGGTTCCGCCGGTGATCCTGTTCGGTGAGCTGATCGGCAGAGTGGCCTTCTTTTCCCTGAGCGTGCATGCCTCCGCGAATATCGGCGGACTGTAA